From the Xylocopa sonorina isolate GNS202 chromosome 9, iyXylSono1_principal, whole genome shotgun sequence genome, the window gtttatatttataaaattttttttaataagaCATGACTTTTACCTGATTTCGAATATGGTTTGTGACTTTCTGAGACATGACAGCAACTGCAGGGTGGGGATCACTGTCAAGGCTGCATAGTCCGTGCCATAATTTCATATATACACTACCGTAGGAAAGACTTGGTAAATTTCCCAGAGAACTATGCCCTACAAGAAATAAAACACGATCTTTTTAGTTCTTTGTTGCTTAGTATTAACAGACAAGTATCTGGTCTTTACGATAATGTGCTTCTAGATAAGAGAATAGTGATATAACATTAgctataaataaaaaattacaaaaTCTAAAAAAAATGAAGGATGAACTATGTACGAACATGCAATGGAATTTCCAATCATTATTACCAAGTGACTCGCAAGGTTTCCTCACGAACTCCCAATTATTTCCTGGTACACGAATGAAACAATACAAGGAATTGTTATCGAAAATCCGACATATAAAGCTAGTAGCTCTAGCTGAAAGCAACACGTTTTATCACTTACCTAAACTACTGATAGACGACGAGGACGACACTCTCTTAATACGATCCTGACCGAATCCATCTGTGCTGTCTGCACTGTACGTGTTGTTCGACGAAAGCATTTTTAATCTATCCCTAGAACTAATACGCCTCATCCCACTAAATGGTGATAGTGTCTCTACAACTAGATCTTTTCGGCTATTTTCTTCAGCCAACGCTAAGGTTACAAAAGAATTTTCAAAGTGTAAAACCATCCATTGAAGTGCTACTACTAACTCCTGCAAATACGTTTTATTCAATATTAGAGAAGTCAAATTTAATAATCGAGAATTAAATATTTGTTATATAATAGACTTACATACTTTTCTAACTAAGGGGCACatatcatgagatatagtattaatgagCGTCATAGCAATGATTTGATCGATATTATTtgcatgctcgcttcgtgttgttACGCTATTTATAAATGTACCCAAGGCATAAACGCTAGCTGCTCGAACCTGAGTGATTTTTTTTCTTATGTATATTAATGTCCTTTATGtacaaatattaaaatatcgAATAAACAGAGTCGCATATATTTGATACCTCAGGAACTGGATCCTGTAATAGTGTGAACAACTTCTCGTGAGCAATGTCTCGAACTCCGCACCATCTTGCTTTATCATAATTGTGCCAAAGCCTTGCAAGGCATAAACACAGCCATTGTCGTAATAGAGCATTTGAATCTCCCAGTTGTTCTAAGCAAATTGAAACGAGACTACCGTGATTTGCAGCTACTTGACCTGGACGATAGTCGTTTACAATACTGGCCAAAACGAATGCTGCCAACGTCCTATGTTCGCTCTAAGATagaatggaattagaataaaattagaatacaGAAGTTCTCCAATTGATTGatcgaattaaatataaaaataccgGTATAGAAGTATCTTGAAGAAcggataaaaaatatttatgccCTCCATCTCGTACCAAATCTGCTTGACAAGTCTAAAATATATATTGAATAATTAAGAATAATTTATAATACGAATtttcaatatgatttatgatTTGAACACTTACACTGTCGACTGCAAGAATCTTCGCCCAAATAAAAACGAGTAACGGGCGCAGTTCTCTAGCGTTACTCTGAAGTAACTTTAAAACATATGGGAAAATGCCCACACTAAGAGCCAGGTTCACTGCCCATGGACCAAGGTCCAGAAAACGTCCTAataattctaatgctcttaGTCTGTGAACTTGACTTAATAGCACCTGTAGCACTATTGGCAGTTGCTCTGGTGGATTCCGATTTTTAGAACCAAGCGTAAGCCATACTTGAAAGGCTGTCAGTTGCTCTTCGAAAAAGGGAGAATGCACAAACTGATCTTCGTTTTCAAGAATAGATGGTAATTGAGCTAAGCAAAGATCAAGTGCCAAATCCCAAGCTTGCCACATAGGATGCTAAATTTATGATAAATTAACTTATTAAAAGTTTTTTaccaagaaataatatttaggATATCAGAATAATTTACCTGATAAGTAGGTGGTAGTTTTGGACAGGAAACTGGAGTGCAATCATAAGAACGCAATATTCTCTCAGCAAGTAAGAAGTTTCTAAATAAACTAGCAACTAATAAATCTTGTCTGAATAATCTCTGAAATAAATCTATAAACCAGAcataatatttaattattcgTCACTTGTATATTTTATGAATAATAAACCGTACACTTACCCCTTGGCAATGTATTCCACGCTATAGTGTCTGTAATCGCCGTAAATATCCAATTAAGTTCACCTAACATAGTTCTTCTATCTGTCAACTGTCCTGGAATTCtgaaatatttttacatttattataattttattgatTCACTTTATTAAAGATAATATTGTATGCCTTCACTTCCTCAATTAATACAGGAAATATTCTTACTTGTCAATTAAATCTAACGATATTTTCGGTACCAATTTCGATGTATTTTGCATTACAAACCTATTTGAAAAGGTAAATTTTCAATTATTATAACAATATGATATACATCCGGTAAATGATATTTTCCTCTTACCATCTTAATGCAATTTTTATCGGGGTTGTAAGACACGATGTAAATATATCCGCAGGTAAATCAGGATTCATAGGTAAAATCTGATTAGCTGCACACGCTGCCAATTGAATACAATTTTTATAGGACGGCGCTGTGGCGCCTGCAACTCCAGTTGCACGATTCTGTTGAACTGCCTGTTTTTCCATCTGTAAAACGACATTTTATACTTTACATGCAATCAGTTACCTTCGATTGCAATCTTTACCGAACCcttttacctcgtattctttttcaTGTTGCTCTGCAAATTGCTGAAAAGACTCAACAATAATACCTGCATTAGAACAGTCATATACATAAATGCTCGGCGCACCCATCCATGTCTGCAAATCGTACACAGACAAAGGAATGTATTGTGTATACGTCTGCAATAACAATTTCATCacataaattatttattaatttaccAGTAGAAATGTATTTAACAAGTTCCATTTTACTGACCCTATTAAAAACCCATATTTCACCGTTACTAGTAGGCTTAGGAACACCATGACCATTGTAATGAAAAAGAACTCTTTCCTCTTTCGCATTTCTTCTCAAAGAAGTACACAACTTCTTAACTTCCTCAACAGTGGGATCTAAGCTTTGTTTGTATCGAGCCCTTGGTTGCCACCGTTCATACTGCTTTTGCAAATTAGAACCTATAGTTTCCAACGCCTTTTGCGGGCTCACCGATAAAGGATCTGTACAAAAAGAACATCATTATTTTTCATAACAATCAATACTAATTATGCCTTCGATTTCTTTCTCCATACAAATTACTCACaaaaatagttaaaaaaatATCTGTTATAAACACAATCGCTGAACAACTACTGTCGGTGtaagattacaatatttttacaagcagaaaataaaaaacaaatgAAGATGATATGAAACAGACTTCAAACAAATTCGAATGGAGTGTAAAAAAAGGATTACACGAACGATACACAAGCTAGCGGTAAATATAACGCCACCTAGCAGTTAGTCACTAAAATGACATTCATTTAGAAATATGCTGTCATGCACATGCATAACCTCCAAACGCATTACATAATGGCAATGGCAGCGGGGAATTGTGGGTATGTAAATAAACGAGAATAAATACCGATCCAACACTCGAGACGTGCGCATGGTTGGGTCTTGACAATGTCCGGTGGATCAACGCCGACGTTCAAACACAAAACTAGAGCCACGCTCACGGTTTTCATCTGAAATGAAAAAAGGATAGATGGAGAGAGagactcgaggaaccgtcctgCGAACTCGCGAGGCGTCGATTGAATTTTTCAGTCCACGCATCGACTGACcaaggaagaagaaaaaaaaaaaaaaatgaaacagaaAAACAACAAACCCGTTCTTTCATCCTCCATGTCTGCGTGATACAATTCACACCCTCGATCGTGGCCGTGTGCCGCGGCTTGCAGAACGCTAGCTGCATCCTCCAATCGTCCTCCTCGGTCGACTTCGAATTCTCTTCCTCGTGGCATGGTTTCGAGGCGATTACTGACATCGCAGGCCCGTGGCTCGGGACTAATTTACACCGTATTCTTACGAGCGACACGTTTCGTCCCTAAACGATCTTCGATCGACGTTACACGAACGTGGACAGAAACCAGCAGCTGACAATATTCAATAAATGACAAGCGCACAAACGTCTTTTAACAGAGCACAATTTCGTAAGTTTACTTCATCGTCCGCCATCTTACATCCTTAACGATATTACCAATCAACTCTCGCGGACGCGTAGGTTATTTTGGTTACGACGATCGCTCGCAGATGGCGCCACGTGTCACCTCCATTTACCCCGCGTTTTTCCATAATAAAAACAGATTTGAACATACACGATCGGAAGGAACAGCGATAATCTTACAAGAAcagttttatttattaaatactGTTAGTAGAGGTCGctttataattaaattatagAAATTACAATTTGATTTATTTATGTTCGTGAGTTGTTTTAGAGGTGAATATCTTATTTCTTAAATATGTTAaacatctatatatatatatttgtatgtaTAATTGAACGTAATACTATATACGAATGTGTAAATGTCTGCACGTGCGTAAAAGCATATATACAGACAGAAAAAATCGCactaaaatatatgtatatatattattcgAATGCACATTATGCGTTTCTTGTTTATCAAATTAGTGGCCTACAATATATGTTTACGATTGCATGCTTACCCATACTTTTATTGTGACACAAGAGTAAAACAGTACATAAATCGGTTAACTAAAAATAGGACACGCTAAAAGTGCGAAACGTGTGTTCTAGTAAGATTCTAAAGTATTCGAATTCGAGAAATGATGTTTGAAAAAATGAGTAAACTGTATACTTTATACGAAACGTCAGAAGCAATGTTTCAACGCGTACTATGTCACAGCCTATACGTTATTTCTTCTATGTACAATTTTAATTTTTATCCGTGAATCGCATGGAATGAATTAACTCACATCTTTAGTGGTATAGTAATCGATAATTGTCTGATAAAATTATTTGGTACCTAAGAATACTGTAGGATATAATTCCGAGAGCTTTCTTGATATCGATTTTGTTTACTTTCCTTTTGAATTTCTTTCATTAATCCGTCTACATGATTTTCATTCGCAGCCTTCTCCATTCTAAACGCTACTGAAGATTTTCCGGATTACTAAGAGGCTTATAACCCTGGAATTAAACAATTTTTCGATTACTTCGTGAAattaaagaatgtatatgcgttaTAAATAAAAGGGAAAGCAAATTTGTAAGTGAGACGAAGTGCAATAAAAAGCGTAGACATGAAGAGGAAAAAAATCAGGCAAAATGTTTGAACCAGTATGAAAGTGCACGACAAAAGACATGTACGAAACTGATAATATAATTTTCTAGCAAATTGTTGAGAACTCGATTATAAGAGCGAGTCAAATTCAAGCTAATAACGTATATGAGTAATGAGAAACGAGAATGAGAAAATGTTACGGTCAGCGTCGCATAAAATATTTGTAATTTCTTCTGTTTCGTATAAGAGAAGAAATTATCATTGAATCCAATGAACATCTTGTCGAATAAGAGGAATTGTTACAATGATTTCTTGCAATGTGCGTTTTAATCTGTCGCTAGCGATCAAAGTCTATGTAGTTTGCACAATCTGTACTTGTTAGTGATTCATGCTGCCATAATAGGGCTGGCGTACACTTATCCGTTTGCTTCCTGGTCTTATAGCGTTATTAAACGAATCTCGTAACCGTTCTCTGAATGTTTTGTATTCTATCTCCGGATTATTCTGGCCAAAGTCGAAGTCAGCGACTTCCACTGTAAACCTTGCTCTACTTTGTATATAATACGCAATGCCAAATATAATTAGTACCATTGCGGCTAGTGAGCAAGAAACGGGCACCACAATCACTGATAATTGCGGTTTTGTTACCACTGCAAAATACATTTGACAAAGATAATCAAAATAGTTAACTTTCATTTCATAATAGATGAAGATTAATATTATTATCGTCATTATTAATACTTATAATGCGTCGTACCTTTATAAATGTTTATCGTCAAGGGATAAATTTGTTTGCTGACATCATTATTTAaaacaattaatattgtatataCACTAGGTTCCAAGAAATAATGGATGATGGAAAAGTTACAAGAAGAGATGTGAACTCCATTGTCGCACGTTTCATTCCCggtaatattatattttcctcTATGAAATTGAAGGCACTTATTGAAAGGCCCTGAACCCTTACACGTTACATTCAGTGATAGCATAGCCCACGGTTGAATCCAATTTGTACCCTCTACTGTTATATTCATTATAGGTGCTACAATTAATCACAAATATTACATTACAGTATATTGTATCGAAAACATTATTATATACCGTGTAATTATGTGATACTTTACTCACCACGAATGTCCAGTTTCTTTACAAAGTGCCCGTACGTTTTATTAGGATCTGGAGGAATTATCGAAGAGTTGGAACAGATGTAAGGTAAAGAAACATTGTTCGTAGTGGAAATGCTAGTGTTCAATGCATCGTCTTGAGGTGCTACTGTTACCGTGGAAGTTAACATTGCTTTTACAGTCGCATTGTTACTAGGCACAGTAGTAGTTGCCACTTCCTCCACTGTAACATTATATGTTGTAATATTTGGCACAGTTACATTAGGTTGAACAGTTGTTATTATTGGCGAAGTAGTTGTTGTAGGTGGAACGGTTGTAGTTGGTAAATCGTGCGACGCGATCACTAGTGCTTCTATCGTGTGAGATGTATCGGGAGTTGTGAAATTGTAAAGAAAACTTAAATCGTTAGTTTGACCAAAATATTTGCAGTCTATAAACCAATAAATTGATACTGTCGTGGCTTTCATAAGATAGTCCATATCCCCTGGTCTTATGTTTATCGTCACATTCGCTTCAGATGCTGAGGAAACATACGTATCCAGTGATGTTTTATTGCGTTGTAAAACTTCAATCTCTCCATTAAGAAATTCTATGAAAAGACAACGAGCTGAAGTAACTTGTAAgagcaaaagaattaaataaagaattatccaaaaaaaaaaatgtacaacTTACGAGTAACGTAAAATTTAATAAGAGCGCTAGTGACTTCCTGGCAATGAAATAAcatatattcgcaaacgattacTTTAACTTCGTATACTCCAACTGTATAATTTTCAGGTGCTATAGTTAAATTCCAGTATGTCGTTGTATTTGACGTATATTCTGTCTGAAGATTAAAATTGTGACATTAGAAACATTGATACGTATCTCGCTATATCATCAAGATAAAACTTCTGTTATAGTTCtattataaaacattaaaattagCATTTAATGCACTCTAAAAATATACATTTATAAAAATACTATATCAGCAATAACAGCATCTAGAAAAACATGTTAATGACCCACAATTTCTTGCGCAAACATAACAACCGTACCATTACAATAATTATCGTACAATTTAGTAACTGATTTTGATAACGTGCAAGATAAAAGAGATATCAACCTCGTACACATGTGGAGTTAATGCGTTATCGCTCCAGGCATACTTAAATGATCCTGACGGTCTTCTGTCATTGTCGAAGAGGTCGGCTTTAAATGTAATGGTCCCACCTAATACCACAGGACCATCGTGGGACAATGTAACGTATTCGACAGCATTAACTACAACAGAAACAAAAAGTTAATACTGTACGTGTTTGAAGCTTGTCAAAATGTAGAACAGATAACAACAACACGAAGTAATGTCACGCAGAAAAACGATTACACATAATACGAGGATACCTTGATAAGTGGACAAAATATACCAAATGAGACCCCACGAAAAATGCACTATCTGCATTCTGTACATCGATAAAAGTGGTCACATTTATTTACGAAAGGGCTCGACGAGTATATTTTCCAATCGATCTGCAATTAAATACGTATCATCATGATGTCTCTGACCATAACACCATTTCAGTATGCACTAATGATTGCCAACTGCATCGCATTACACGCATTCTTTTCAACAATTCGTCAAACTATGCCAGACGACAAACAGAACAAATAACAGAGGTAGATTGGTAAATAGAGAAGAATGGAATCATTTAAGAACAGTTTTTCGTACTCTACTGTTTTTATCCTGTATCATATGATAAAAGTAATACAATTTTAATAAATCTCTTTCGAATAAGTTCTCTAGATTAAATAACCAGCGCAGCTAAGGAAACCCATGCTCGTTCGaataaagaaatagcatttcttCAATCTAGAATTAGAGGAGAATCATTTTCACTTATCTTCACGATTTGTTTATCATTACATCGGTTCAGATTATCATTCAGCTCTTCGATTGGCCAAATGTTTCAATGTACGTACCAGGAATACGTGGTTAATTGAAATATCGTTCGATCATTTCCTTTTGATTTACATTTTAATAGCGAGGATGCATATGCATGCGATGTTTTATAAGAATTGCTAAGAATTTATTTAAGAAATGTGGTTGTTTTTAATTTCGAAGATATATCGCAAAATCGTTGTTTGAGACTGTATCCCTTAACGCATTTGCGAAACTCGCATCGATGTTAAATATGATACTTAAAGGCATTCATTTGGAAACTTTGGTCGTTGTTTATAGTAACAAAGTTCCATCGAGATGTGGCGCGACAAAAGAGATCCAAAGACTTCTTTCTGTTCGAGGTCTGCGTCAAGCTTCGACCAGCTGTGAAAATGTTAGTGTCTTCGACGAGCAATTGAAAGAGGTTTTCAAATTTAAAAACACCAACGTTAGCACTTGGATTATCGAGGTTAGTGATGTTTAGTTTTATTTAATATCTGAACGCGTAGCGATCGATCTTAAGTAAATATTATTTCTACGatctatttcttcttttttttttttctaataattgtATTTGAAAAGTAGGTTCTACATTTTTGGTTACCTTTGAAATTTGTTATATTTCGTTTTTACGAAACAATCTGTACCAAAGATAAATAAGTAAATATTATGTTTAGTTCAgttatatttatttttcaatGTAACGTACCAGTCTTTTGTTAACAACATCGGTTTTCCATAGATATAACCTATTTTGCTTAACCAATGTGTAGCTGTGTAGTTTGAAACTTGTATAATTTGCTAATTTATTTAATGAACGCGTAAATCGTGACTCTTTTTGAAAGATGCCACGAATCACTTAAAAAGACCACTTGATATTCCTCTTATGAAATTTACAGCTACTAAAATACTTTTTGTACATGTAATTGTTCATCCACTTAGCACTGGTTGATAGGAAGTATGTACCTATATAAAAAAATAACCAGATCTAAATTTTGCAAGTGGGCGTAAACATTAACACTTATCAAGCTTACTGACTGACAATATGTATGATATGTATACTAAAATCACTGTGTAATGTCATAACATTTTATGGATTTTAGAACAAAGCTCGTACTTTGTGTACCCAATACTATGAAAGTACCAAAAAAGGCAGACAACAAGTTTTACGAACTCTGGCATCTAAATATGCAGTTCAACATGACGCTATATGTGCCATAGCAGAGAAATTGGTTTCTACAGAGGTTTGTGTATATTTTCTTATAATATATGAAAAGAAAATACTTATATTTGTTTAATATCGAACTGTTATTAATTATAGTGATATGAAAACTGTGGTGGTGTATAAAGAATAATTACGATTGTATCAGTTTGCTTTTTCGTTTCAGTCTGACAATGAGAGACGAATAATTTCTTATGAGCGAAATTTGAAAGGTGTTCTTACACCGGAATATCAATGGCTGTTTGTTATAATTGGAAGACTTGAGAATGGTGTTAAGTTTCTTGTCGATTTGAGGACAGATGTTTTAGTAAGTAATATAAAATGATACTTAAATTTACATTTCTGACTCTACTCTAATTATGAGTGTGTTATtaaattttttataaatatttttaccAGGAATTAATATTGGAAACTAAAGACACAGATGAGAATATTATAATACAGCAATTAAATATTACTCTACGCGATTTGTTGCTACTATGGTTCTCAGTAGGATTTTTACATTTAGAAAGAATAACATGGCAAAGTGCGTGTGACATTCTACAAAAGGTAATATATCTAATTATTTTAACATTCTGTACTTGCTATTTATTAGTAAAAAAGTAATAAGATTTCAGAGTATGAAGCAATACATCCCATAAGAAATTGGTTAGATTTGAAGCAACGAGTTGGACCATACAGAAGATGCTATATTTTTACACATCCATCTATGCCACGAGAACCTCTTGTTGTTCTACATACAGCATTATGTGACATTATACCAGGTACATTATTTCGATGTACAATATTTTATAAGATTTAAGTGCAACAATACAATAAGTAATATGTATTATGTACTGTTGTGCAGGCAGTGTAAATGGTATTGAGGAAGCAAAGGTCAGAATTCTCGGTGGTCCTAAAAAAGAAATAACATTTCTAGAAGAGGATAAGTGCAAAATAAAGTCTGCAATATTTTATTCCATAACTTCTACGCAGACAGGATTACAGgtaaacaaataaataataattatagtaTTATTTATAAAGTAAGCaaagtatttatttatttatctcaCTTTCCTAGGGTATTGAACTTGGTAATTACCTGATAAAAGAAGTAGCAAAGAGAGTGATATCCGAGTTTCCTATGATACATGAATTGTCTACCTTATCACCAATACCAAATTTTAGAACTTGGCTTTTAGAGAAAGCAAGGCAAGGTAATCACGATTTACtcgaatttaaaaaatttaaaaacaACAAAAAAATAGTATACTGTtacaataaatatattatagaCATACGTAACATCTTTACAAACGAAGAATATGAATCTATACAAAATGTTTTGAAGACAAATAACGTTGTTTTGGGACTaaagaatatttttaataattcgtTATGGACTCGTGACAGTGAAGTATGCGAGGTCTTAAAAAAACCATTACTGCGATCATGTGCATGGTATCTGTATCGGGAAAAGAGACGAAACTATGCTTTAAATAGTGTTGGTAAGCTGATTGTTGTAAATTAATTCTGACGATAGTATAAAAAGGCGAATAATAACTTAACAATTTGATATACTACAGCAAACTTCCATCTTCGAAATGGAGCTGTTATGTGGAGAATAAATTGGTTGGCTGATCCTTCACCTCGTGGTGTTGGTAATAGCTGTGGAATTATGGTAAATTATAGGTAAACAATTTAATCTTCAGTTATAATGTATacttctattttaaatatttaatatgccttacatttaattaaatattcgtTTCAACAGATACTACCTGGACAAATGTGAAAAAAACAGTGAAAATTACATTGAAAATTATTCCATAAACGCTTCTGAAAATGTAATTGACCTTGCTACGCAACACGAAAAAATTATGAAACCAATTTTACAAGTATAATAAGCCATAAAATGGTTTCCGATGATTATTTTTCATTGGAACTACAAAAACGGTAAGA encodes:
- the Raptor gene encoding regulatory associated protein of MTOR complex 1 — protein: MSVIASKPCHEEENSKSTEEDDWRMQLAFCKPRHTATIEGVNCITQTWRMKERMKTVSVALVLCLNVGVDPPDIVKTQPCARLECWIDPLSVSPQKALETIGSNLQKQYERWQPRARYKQSLDPTVEEVKKLCTSLRRNAKEERVLFHYNGHGVPKPTSNGEIWVFNRTYTQYIPLSVYDLQTWMGAPSIYVYDCSNAGIIVESFQQFAEQHEKEYEMEKQAVQQNRATGVAGATAPSYKNCIQLAACAANQILPMNPDLPADIFTSCLTTPIKIALRWFVMQNTSKLVPKISLDLIDKIPGQLTDRRTMLGELNWIFTAITDTIAWNTLPRDLFQRLFRQDLLVASLFRNFLLAERILRSYDCTPVSCPKLPPTYQHPMWQAWDLALDLCLAQLPSILENEDQFVHSPFFEEQLTAFQVWLTLGSKNRNPPEQLPIVLQVLLSQVHRLRALELLGRFLDLGPWAVNLALSVGIFPYVLKLLQSNARELRPLLVFIWAKILAVDSTCQADLVRDGGHKYFLSVLQDTSIPSEHRTLAAFVLASIVNDYRPGQVAANHGSLVSICLEQLGDSNALLRQWLCLCLARLWHNYDKARWCGVRDIAHEKLFTLLQDPVPEVRAASVYALGTFINSVTTRSEHANNIDQIIAMTLINTISHDMCPLVRKELVVALQWMVLHFENSFVTLALAEENSRKDLVVETLSPFSGMRRISSRDRLKMLSSNNTYSADSTDGFGQDRIKRVSSSSSISSLGNNWEFVRKPCESLGHSSLGNLPSLSYGSVYMKLWHGLCSLDSDPHPAVAVMSQKVTNHIRNQVKESSAPKEVMETKISSSLSLPPSPSNRTTYLSNSKGESPPTVNSGSDLLRSSRIPSHANRSRKPIPNTISEETDEVAGIKTPLTTSKFVEWSCAQFAQPVSLETETESMNDMESRAHYEREWRYLRNKRQRREAKEEQSRAVQSRVESQIFHARCSHSPEVLMFHPFEPHLAVALKDSFGIWDYQTGAKLTYYPSRGNKMSRITTLEFINAHDVTLLMAGSDDGSVRVWKNYSSVLNRDPVLLTAWQAMADIQPATKATTATAGLVTKWEQKSLTLAVTGDVRIVRLWDAETELKKQDIPTGADCCATCIDVDGVGAMMAVGCGDGSVRLFDRRLPPLESRVMIWREHTAWVLGTSLRKSERSTPQLFTGSSSGDIRIFDLRKNSSVNTVQITQGITALAAHEMADIFACGSTNHCISVYNTTGHHLNTIKFHEGFMATRISPVSCLSFHPYRVTLAAGCVDSTITAYVSEPRR
- the LOC143427022 gene encoding uncharacterized protein LOC143427022, giving the protein MYRMQIVHFSWGLIWYILSTYQVNAVEYVTLSHDGPVVLGGTITFKADLFDNDRRPSGSFKYAWSDNALTPHVYETEYTSNTTTYWNLTIAPENYTVGVYEVKVIVCEYMLFHCQEVTSALIKFYVTQFLNGEIEVLQRNKTSLDTYVSSASEANVTINIRPGDMDYLMKATTVSIYWFIDCKYFGQTNDLSFLYNFTTPDTSHTIEALVIASHDLPTTTVPPTTTTSPIITTVQPNVTVPNITTYNVTVEEVATTTVPSNNATVKAMLTSTVTVAPQDDALNTSISTTNNVSLPYICSNSSIIPPDPNKTYGHFVKKLDIRAPIMNITVEGTNWIQPWAMLSLNVTCKGSGPFNKCLQFHRGKYNITGNETCDNGVHISSCNFSIIHYFLEPSVYTILIVLNNDVSKQIYPLTINIYKVVTKPQLSVIVVPVSCSLAAMVLIIFGIAYYIQSRARFTVEVADFDFGQNNPEIEYKTFRERLRDSFNNAIRPGSKRISGYKPLSNPENLQ
- the LOC143427107 gene encoding malonyl-CoA decarboxylase, mitochondrial is translated as MLNMILKGIHLETLVVVYSNKVPSRCGATKEIQRLLSVRGLRQASTSCENVSVFDEQLKEVFKFKNTNVSTWIIENKARTLCTQYYESTKKGRQQVLRTLASKYAVQHDAICAIAEKLVSTESDNERRIISYERNLKGVLTPEYQWLFVIIGRLENGVKFLVDLRTDVLELILETKDTDENIIIQQLNITLRDLLLLWFSVGFLHLERITWQSACDILQKISEYEAIHPIRNWLDLKQRVGPYRRCYIFTHPSMPREPLVVLHTALCDIIPGSVNGIEEAKVRILGGPKKEITFLEEDKCKIKSAIFYSITSTQTGLQGIELGNYLIKEVAKRVISEFPMIHELSTLSPIPNFRTWLLEKARQDIRNIFTNEEYESIQNVLKTNNVVLGLKNIFNNSLWTRDSEVCEVLKKPLLRSCAWYLYREKRRNYALNSVANFHLRNGAVMWRINWLADPSPRGVGNSCGIMVNYRYYLDKCEKNSENYIENYSINASENVIDLATQHEKIMKPILQV